A single Neospora caninum Liverpool complete genome, chromosome VIIb DNA region contains:
- a CDS encoding putative cyclophilin, which produces MNFLSRLRLFASSFRSSSSSSSSSSAPREGLLWQWLDRPRSWFRSAPPGAKGAVLFALTAPPVYFAFQLRRDRSVSAVHKQAIRDRVFLDFALGGRYIGRVLIGLYSDRVPLSVENFIQLCEGYRVQDKIIGYRNTPVHLVKRGINLTAGDVVHGTGAGKLSIYGPAFPDENFDMQFIQDGDVALMNTGPSTNNSQFIITFNALKPLNRNYVVIGTVLKGMRVIKKIEEEAGSKTGAPMQPVRIINCGLYRGLQDGPPFFANPDLLDRYEETRISEADFLALKPEEQEKLVEASKAAVGPKKVAK; this is translated from the exons atgaattttctctctcgtctccgccttttcgcttcttcctttcgctcttcttcctcttcttcctcttcctcttctgccccCAGAGAAGGCCTGCTTTGGCAATGGTTGGACCGGCCGCGAAGCTGGTTCCGTTCTGCTCCGCCTGGGGCCAAAGGCGCCGTCCTCTTTGCTCTCACAGCGCCGCCCGTCTACTTCGCCTTCCAACTCCGCCGCGACCGCTCCGTTTCTGCAGTCCACAAACAGGCCATTCGCGACCGGGTCTTCCTCGACTTTGCCCTCGGCGGCCGCTACATCGGCCGCGTCCTGatcggcttatattcggacAGAGTGCCGCTCTCCGTCGAGAACTTCATTCAGCTCTGCGAAGGCTACCGAGTTCAAGACAAAATCATTGGGTACCGAAACACGCCGGTTCACTTGGTGAAGCGCGGCATCAACCTGACAGCCGGGGATGTTGTGCATGGAACAGGCGCCGGAAAACTTTCCATCTACGGACCTGC ATTTCCTGACGAGAATTTTGACATGCAGTTTATTCAGGACGGCGACGTCGCGCTGATGAACACGGGCCCTAGTACGAACAACTCGCAGTTCATCATCACGTTCAACGCCCTCAAACCCCTCAACCGCAACTACGTGGTCATTGGGACCGTCCTCAAAGGCATGCGTGTGATAAAGAAG atcgaggaagaagcaggcagCAAGACTGGCGCGCCCATGCAACCTGTCAG AATCATCAACTGCGGGCTCTACCGCGGGCTTCAGGATGGCCCACCGTTCTTTGCGAACCCAGACCTCCTCGATCGCTACGAGGAAA CCCGCATCTCCGAGGCGGACTTCCTTGCACTCAAACCTGAGGAGCAGGAAAAGCTGGTCGAGGCGTCGAAAGCGGCTGTTGGCCCCAAAAAGGTCGCCAAGTAG
- a CDS encoding GTP-binding conserved hypothetical domain-containing protein has protein sequence MRGSALVRLPAGVLRPSLVSGVRFLGSFGLPLPKPRATTAAEGEGAEGEGEAWTGPEGDAQRPAKLSKRPRGEIGPGDTGLRHETKRERRAARRAQEDQCEGTEGENEQPEGCQVVDVFEDSAEEKEQSDLWIAGEDGGPSSPSGVNRVSLRARLLEGLALPRLGLPEVAFLGRSNVGKSSLLNALCRYTQAQRHRRASKAVRGASAMDFARVSRRPGSTRSINLYEVFGGAKNPASCAGVQKKGGKSRGGARVAGQAPRAKAPLTSSGDRGLLVFADLPGYGFTRGLSAQESQRLSKNVRLYVEKRNELRLFLILVDGRAGIQDHDADLLRWLVAQSVPTLLVVTKADCLAPKHLDNLLNQLSFYPKLFSLPPLLQRLKAAREEPPAVKRFNYVSPALLSAARVSEANGAPARAETAERQTDKDSSSAWGSEGETPGARGAATDEGAPQDETNAGAAGEAETPSASASREKRVGVMHGLEGEEGQRIRRQEAEEAKKNAARALPAIEGFRAPGKRSSKEEGPIQVLLTSAAAGQGIAELWKAICEACSGVRAPQHEGEEDYEDGDEESEEREEGSEEREEGSEEREEGKTEEEGIERSRVETKTVDGSEKIRKIRKKQAKKEPFWGFGM, from the exons ATGCGCGGCAGTGCACTCGTGCGGCTGCCCGCCGGCGTTCTTCGGCCTTCGCTCGTCTCGGGCGTGCGCTTTCTCGGATCCTTCGGCCTTCCGTTGCCGAAACCGCGCGCAACGACTGCTGCcgaaggggaaggcgcggaaggggaaggcgaagcctgGACCGGGCCGGAGGGCGATGCGCAGCGGCCCGCGAAACTCAGCAAACGCCCTCGGGGAGAGATCGGACCGGGAGACACTGGGTTGCGGCACgaaacaaaacgcgagagacgggcggCGAGACGAGCGCAGGAAGACCAGTGCGAAGGCaccgaaggcgagaacgaacAGCCCGAAGGCTGCCAGGTCGTAGACGTCTTCGAAGACtctgcagaagaaaaagaacaaaGCGATCTGTGGATCGCGGGTGAGGACGGCGGTCcatcttcgccttccggTGTGAatcgagtgtctctgcggGCCCGCCTTCTCGAAGGGTTGGCGCTGCCGCGTCTGGGGCTTCCCGAAGTAGCCTTCTTGGGCAGAAGCAACGTGGGGAAATCCTCGCTGTTGAACGCGCTGTGTAGATACACCCAGGCGCAGCGGCACCGGCGGGCGTCGAAGGCAGTGCGCGGCGCGAGTGCGATGGATTTCGCTCGGGTCTCGCGACGACCTGGAAGCACGCGGAGCATCAACTTGTACGAGGTTTTCGGCGGCGCGAAAAATCCAGCGAGTTGTGCTGGAGTCCagaagaagggcggaaaGTCCAGAGGAGGGGCGCGGGTGGCAGGACAGGCACCGCGGGCCAAAGCGCCTCTGACGAGCTCGGGCGACCGCGGTTTGCTGGTCTTTGCGGATCTTCCCGGCTACGGCTTCACCAGAGGTCTTTCAGCGCAGGAGTCGCAGCGCCTGAGCAAAAACGTGAGACTCTACGTGGAGAAACGGAACGAACTacgcctcttcctcatccTCGTCGACGGCCGAGCAGGCATCCAAGACCACGACGCAGACCTACTCCGCTGGCTCGTCGCCCAGAGCGTCCCGACCCTCCTCGTCGTCACAAAAGCAGACTGCCTCGCTCCAAAACATCTCGAT AATCTTTTGAACCAGCTGTCCTTCTATCCCAAGCTGTTCAGCCTgccgccgcttctccagcgcctcaAGGCGGCCCGAGAGGAGCCGCCGGCGGTGAAAAGATTCAACTAcgtctcgcctgcgctcctctcggcggcgcgcgtctcggAAGCAAAcggcgcgccggcgagggCAGAAACCGCAGAACGGCAAACAGACAAAGATTCCAGCAGCGCCTGGGGCAGCGAAGGGGAGACACCCGGGGCGCGTGGAGCTGCCACTGACGAAGGAGCGCCGCAGGACGAAACGAATGCcggagcggcaggcgaggcggagacaccctCGGCGTCGGCGTCAAGGGAGAAGCGCGTCGGCGTTATGCATGGTCTcgagggggaagagggcCAGAGGATTCGAAggcaggaagcagaggaagcgaagaagaacgcggcgcGTGCGCTGCCCGCCATCGAGGGATTTCGGGCGcctggaaagagaagctCCAAAGAGGAAGGCCCCATTCAAGTTCTCCTCACTTCCGCCGCCGCAGGACAAGGCATCGCCGAGCTGTGGAAGGCCATCTGCGAAGCGTGCAGCGGCGTCCGGGCCCCGCaacacgagggcgaggaagattacgaagacggagatgaagaaagcgaagaaagagaggaaggaagcgaagaaagagaggaaggaagcgaagaaagagaggaagggaaaacagaagaagaagggataGAGAGGTCGagggtggagacgaagactgTGGACGGTAGTGAAAAGATCAGGAAAATCCGAAAGAAACAAGCTAAGAAAGAGCCATTCTGGGGGTTTGGGATGTAA